One part of the Bacillus sp. FJAT-27916 genome encodes these proteins:
- a CDS encoding LacI family DNA-binding transcriptional regulator, with the protein MAVTIKDVAKLANVAPSTVSRVIANNPRISEKTKRKVRKAMSELGYHPNFIARSLASKSSDVLGIIMPKSGDGSFLNPFFPTVMKGLSQAAHDDRLGLQITTGITEEEIYGEVEKMVHGGRVDGLILLYSKVGDKVLHYLRKANFPFVVIGKPYQYESSISHVDNDNFQAGKDVAQYLLDCGHTDIAFIGGNADLVVTIERVKGYEAALKEAGIPMRKEYAIHEDFMLEGGKEAVKRLMNLENSPTALIVADDFMSLGVLNMLDELGIDVPGDISVFSFNNVLLAQLSKPPLSSVDINIESLGYQAVKLLLTRIKEPDSPAMRMIVPYQLVLRSSVAEINGGRNQ; encoded by the coding sequence ATGGCAGTAACCATAAAGGATGTTGCAAAATTGGCAAATGTGGCTCCGTCTACAGTATCAAGAGTGATTGCCAACAATCCGCGAATCAGTGAAAAGACAAAGAGAAAAGTGCGGAAGGCGATGAGTGAACTTGGTTATCACCCGAACTTCATCGCAAGAAGTCTGGCTAGTAAATCAAGTGATGTACTTGGTATCATCATGCCGAAATCAGGGGACGGATCATTCCTAAATCCCTTCTTTCCAACAGTTATGAAGGGGCTGAGCCAGGCGGCGCATGATGACCGCCTTGGCCTTCAGATCACGACGGGGATTACCGAAGAGGAGATTTACGGGGAAGTAGAGAAAATGGTTCATGGCGGTCGTGTGGACGGGTTGATTCTTCTCTATTCGAAGGTCGGCGATAAGGTGCTTCATTATTTAAGGAAAGCAAATTTTCCATTCGTAGTCATCGGCAAACCGTATCAATATGAAAGCAGTATCAGCCATGTGGATAATGATAACTTTCAGGCTGGCAAGGATGTAGCGCAATACTTGCTGGATTGCGGCCACACCGATATCGCCTTTATAGGCGGGAATGCGGACCTTGTTGTCACGATAGAGCGGGTGAAGGGCTATGAGGCAGCGCTTAAGGAAGCGGGAATTCCAATGCGTAAGGAATATGCTATACACGAAGACTTCATGCTAGAAGGCGGAAAGGAAGCGGTTAAGCGGTTGATGAACTTGGAGAATTCTCCAACTGCCTTGATTGTCGCGGATGATTTTATGAGCCTTGGTGTGCTGAATATGCTAGATGAACTAGGGATAGATGTTCCTGGGGATATTTCTGTTTTCAGCTTCAATAATGTGTTGCTAGCACAATTATCTAAGCCGCCTCTGTCCTCCGTCGATATCAATATTGAATCGCTCGGTTACCAGGCCGTGAAATTACTGTTAACGAGAATTAAAGAGCCTGATAGTCCGGCTATGAGGATGATTGTTCCTTATCAGCTCGTGCTGCGCTCATCCGTTGCGGAAATAAACGGAGGAAGAAACCAATAA
- a CDS encoding glycoside hydrolase family 13 protein: protein MKKRWWKEAVCYQIYPKSFMDSNGDGIGDLKGIISKLDYIKDLGIDVIWVCPIYQSPNEDNGYDISDYQDIMDEFGTMEDFDRLLAEVHKRGMKLIMDLVVNHTSDEHPWFIESKSSPDSPKRDWYIWSDGAEDVLPNNWESIFSGSAWEYDKASGQYYLHVFAKKQPDLNWENKEMREEVYRMINWWLDKGIDGFRIDAISHIKKKEGFPNAEADDQSQIPGFSFYTNQEGIHDILQELKERTFSRYDIMTVGEASGVSSENSDPWVNEEIGAFNMVFQFEHLALWEKESETELDLAAYKAIMNKWQTGLHGKGWNALFIENHDKPRIVSTLGDDQKYWKESAKMLGAMYFFMQGTPFIYQGQEIGMTNVSFESIMDYDDISMKNFYYMELAKGRSHEELMKIIWKSGRDNSRTPMQWDSSSNSGFTKGTPWMKVNPNYQEINVRKQEDDPQSILHFYKQMIQLRKQHECLIYGDFKLHLEDDQHIFAYSRNDGKQTALIINNFSREEQAVELPDFAGKEMEMILSNYEKKDRQSNPFLLSPYETVVYLL from the coding sequence ATGAAAAAGAGATGGTGGAAAGAAGCAGTTTGTTATCAAATCTATCCGAAAAGCTTCATGGATTCAAATGGAGATGGAATTGGCGATTTAAAAGGCATCATCAGTAAGCTTGATTATATTAAAGACTTAGGGATTGATGTGATTTGGGTATGTCCTATTTATCAATCGCCAAATGAAGATAATGGATATGATATTAGTGATTATCAAGATATTATGGATGAATTTGGTACGATGGAGGATTTTGACCGTTTACTGGCTGAAGTGCATAAACGGGGGATGAAGCTGATCATGGATTTGGTTGTTAATCATACAAGTGATGAGCATCCATGGTTTATTGAATCCAAATCTTCTCCTGATTCTCCAAAACGGGATTGGTATATTTGGAGCGATGGGGCAGAGGATGTGCTGCCAAACAACTGGGAGAGCATCTTCTCAGGAAGTGCCTGGGAGTATGATAAGGCAAGCGGGCAATATTATTTGCATGTCTTTGCGAAAAAGCAGCCTGATCTGAACTGGGAAAACAAGGAGATGCGCGAAGAGGTCTATCGTATGATTAACTGGTGGCTTGATAAGGGCATTGATGGATTCAGAATTGATGCTATAAGCCATATTAAGAAAAAAGAAGGCTTCCCTAATGCCGAAGCCGATGACCAGTCACAGATTCCTGGCTTCTCCTTCTATACGAATCAAGAGGGTATTCATGATATTCTCCAGGAGCTTAAAGAAAGAACATTCTCTCGCTATGATATCATGACAGTCGGTGAAGCCAGCGGGGTGAGCAGTGAGAATTCTGACCCTTGGGTGAATGAGGAGATTGGCGCCTTTAATATGGTCTTTCAATTTGAGCATTTGGCTCTGTGGGAGAAGGAATCAGAAACCGAGCTCGACCTTGCAGCCTATAAAGCAATCATGAATAAATGGCAGACAGGCTTGCATGGCAAAGGGTGGAATGCTCTATTTATCGAAAATCATGATAAACCTAGAATTGTCTCGACACTTGGAGATGATCAGAAATATTGGAAAGAGAGCGCTAAGATGCTTGGCGCCATGTATTTCTTCATGCAGGGAACACCTTTTATTTATCAAGGTCAGGAAATTGGGATGACGAATGTCTCATTTGAATCCATAATGGATTATGATGATATTAGCATGAAGAATTTCTACTATATGGAGCTTGCAAAGGGCAGGAGTCATGAAGAACTAATGAAAATCATCTGGAAGAGCGGAAGAGATAATTCGCGAACTCCGATGCAATGGGATTCATCGTCCAATTCTGGTTTCACGAAGGGAACGCCTTGGATGAAGGTCAATCCTAACTATCAAGAAATCAATGTGAGGAAGCAAGAGGATGATCCTCAATCTATTCTTCATTTCTATAAGCAGATGATTCAGCTGCGTAAACAGCATGAATGCTTAATTTATGGGGATTTCAAGCTTCATTTGGAAGATGATCAGCATATATTCGCCTATTCTCGTAATGACGGGAAACAGACGGCATTAATTATTAATAATTTCAGCAGAGAAGAGCAAGCCGTTGAATTGCCGGATTTTGCCGGTAAAGAGATGGAAATGATCCTAAGCAATTATGAGAAGAAGGACAGGCAATCAAATCCATTCCTCCTATCTCCCTATGAGACGGTTGTGTATCTCCTGTAA
- a CDS encoding alpha-amylase family glycosyl hydrolase, with amino-acid sequence MLKKLIVILLVPLLLFPLFSKPGSAADWQDDAIYYVMVDRFYNGNTQNDQEVNIDDMNTYQGGDFAGITEKLDYIKEMGFTAIALNPVIQNMNGDYTGGSPHDFTAVNENYGTMEELRKLVKEAHDRDMKIMLDFQVNHVGEGHPWLEENGKKDWFHEERAITENGQTDKQETGWLDGKPDLAQENPEVSSYLIDAAKWWIKETGIDGYRLIYMNYVPQSFWEEMISAIREDRPDFFFIGDVDADKAEKLGIGMLDEEQMTGMREAFSTTDVEMDSLFKRWETLFGALNTPYTTGISVDTERTERFTKETERAKQFPGTRWKMALTYMYTMPGIPVVTYGSEIALNGGEKPDNHRMMNFRTDEELIDYMKQLSALRKEYPALRTGDLELLQSEDGMVVFKRETEEQTMIAAINNSSKTKTIQLDSAFIQDNQELRGKLNTDLVREQNGTFSITLEREMAEVYLVEKESGINYGFLAVLILVPIAFILFLILARKRGRQTN; translated from the coding sequence ATGCTGAAAAAACTCATCGTCATCCTGCTTGTACCGCTTCTTCTCTTCCCGCTTTTTTCTAAACCGGGAAGTGCGGCGGACTGGCAGGATGATGCCATTTACTATGTAATGGTAGACAGATTTTACAACGGTAATACGCAAAATGATCAGGAAGTCAATATTGATGATATGAACACCTATCAAGGGGGAGACTTTGCAGGTATTACGGAAAAGCTGGATTACATAAAGGAAATGGGATTTACGGCCATTGCGCTCAATCCTGTTATCCAAAACATGAACGGAGATTATACGGGCGGTTCGCCGCATGATTTTACGGCCGTTAATGAGAACTATGGAACAATGGAGGAATTGAGAAAGCTGGTCAAGGAAGCACATGATCGCGATATGAAGATTATGCTGGATTTTCAGGTGAATCATGTCGGGGAAGGTCATCCGTGGCTTGAAGAGAATGGTAAGAAGGACTGGTTCCATGAAGAGAGAGCCATCACAGAAAACGGACAAACGGACAAGCAAGAGACTGGCTGGCTCGATGGAAAACCAGACTTAGCGCAGGAAAATCCGGAGGTTTCAAGCTATTTAATTGATGCGGCCAAATGGTGGATTAAGGAAACCGGTATTGATGGTTATCGGCTTATTTATATGAATTATGTACCCCAGTCTTTCTGGGAAGAAATGATTAGTGCAATCAGGGAAGACCGTCCGGATTTCTTTTTTATCGGAGATGTGGATGCAGATAAAGCAGAGAAGCTGGGCATTGGCATGCTCGATGAAGAGCAGATGACGGGCATGAGGGAGGCATTTTCAACGACAGATGTTGAGATGGACAGCCTGTTTAAGAGATGGGAGACGCTTTTTGGAGCCTTAAACACTCCTTATACCACAGGCATTTCAGTCGATACAGAGCGCACAGAAAGATTTACGAAGGAAACTGAGCGGGCTAAGCAATTTCCAGGGACACGGTGGAAGATGGCTTTAACCTATATGTATACAATGCCGGGTATCCCTGTTGTAACCTATGGTTCTGAGATTGCCTTGAATGGCGGAGAAAAGCCGGACAACCATCGAATGATGAATTTCCGCACAGACGAAGAGCTCATAGATTATATGAAACAGTTATCTGCTCTTAGGAAAGAGTACCCTGCACTAAGGACGGGTGATTTGGAGCTCCTGCAATCAGAGGATGGGATGGTTGTTTTTAAAAGAGAAACAGAAGAGCAGACAATGATTGCAGCTATCAATAACAGTTCGAAAACAAAAACGATTCAGCTTGATTCAGCCTTTATTCAGGACAATCAAGAGCTTCGAGGAAAATTGAATACAGATCTTGTCAGGGAACAGAATGGTACATTTAGTATTACCCTAGAGCGGGAGATGGCCGAAGTTTACTTGGTAGAAAAGGAATCTGGCATAAATTATGGCTTCCTGGCTGTTCTTATTTTAGTTCCTATTGCCTTTATCCTTTTCTTGATCCTTGCGAGGAAAAGGGGTAGACAAACGAATTAA
- a CDS encoding sugar ABC transporter permease, whose translation MKSKNSRKFVRLSLTYLVIGIMFAIIIYPVLWIIGSSFNPGDSLSGSKMIPDNATLSHYKELFDLENSDYLLWYFNSIKISVMTMVLTVISVSFTAYAFSRYRFVGRKNGLMTFLILQMIPNFAALIAIYVLAMRTGLLDTHLGLVLLYVGGQIPMNTWLMKGYLDTIPRDLDESAKMDGAGHLRIFFQIVMPLAKPIIAVVALFSFVAPFGDFILAKILISSSEKYTLAVGLYSMVGKQFGAEFTKFAAGSVLIAIPIALLFLLLQKYFVSGLTAGGTKG comes from the coding sequence ATGAAGAGTAAGAATAGCAGAAAGTTCGTCCGTTTATCATTAACCTATCTTGTCATCGGCATTATGTTTGCCATCATCATCTATCCTGTTCTCTGGATTATCGGCTCCTCCTTTAACCCGGGCGACAGCTTATCAGGCTCCAAGATGATTCCGGATAATGCGACATTAAGCCATTACAAGGAATTATTCGATTTAGAAAACAGTGATTATCTGCTCTGGTATTTTAACTCCATCAAAATCAGTGTGATGACGATGGTGTTGACGGTCATCTCCGTCTCCTTTACTGCTTACGCATTTTCCCGCTACCGCTTTGTCGGACGGAAAAACGGGTTGATGACATTCTTAATTCTACAAATGATTCCGAACTTCGCTGCGCTTATTGCTATCTATGTGCTGGCGATGAGAACAGGTTTGCTTGATACCCATCTTGGTTTGGTACTGCTCTATGTCGGCGGTCAGATTCCAATGAACACATGGCTGATGAAAGGATATTTGGATACCATTCCGCGTGACCTGGATGAAAGTGCGAAAATGGATGGTGCGGGACACTTGCGGATTTTCTTCCAGATTGTTATGCCGCTAGCTAAACCAATTATTGCGGTTGTGGCTCTATTCTCATTCGTGGCTCCTTTTGGTGATTTCATTCTTGCAAAGATTCTCATCAGCTCGAGTGAGAAGTATACGCTTGCGGTTGGGTTATACTCAATGGTCGGTAAGCAGTTTGGAGCTGAATTTACCAAGTTCGCAGCTGGTTCTGTCTTGATTGCCATCCCTATTGCCCTCCTTTTCTTACTATTACAAAAATATTTTGTTTCTGGTTTGACGGCAGGAGGGACGAAAGGATAA
- a CDS encoding carbohydrate ABC transporter permease, producing the protein MQMNIEPQATRTKHARNALLLSIIPGVGQFYNGQKLKGSMYLILTIIYLATFFQTLNLGFWGLITLGEIPMLDHSIRLLIDGILALLITVIGLVIYGINLFDAYQNGKKRDLGIPLNSLREQYQNLIDNGFPYLIISPGVLLLVFVVIFPIIFSFLLAFTSYDLYHSPPANLVDWVGLQNFIDIFKIDIWRKTFFNVFGWTLIWTFAATTLQVALGIFLAVLVNQKDLKGKAIIRTVFILPWAVPAFVSILVFSGMFNESFGVINTTILASLGIDPISWMTESNWTRLALILIQGWLGFPFIFAMTTGVLQSISEDLYEAATIDGANVWQKFRKITLPLVLYATAPIIITQYTFNFNNFNIIFLFNNGGPAIAGQNAWGTDILISWIYRLTMTAGQYGKAAAITMILSLIVMSVALWQFKRTKSFQEEDMM; encoded by the coding sequence CTGCAAATGAACATCGAGCCACAAGCAACGCGGACGAAACACGCGAGGAATGCCTTGCTGCTCTCAATTATACCTGGGGTTGGACAGTTCTATAATGGGCAGAAGCTTAAAGGGTCCATGTATTTAATCCTAACCATTATTTATCTTGCTACATTCTTTCAAACATTAAATTTAGGATTCTGGGGATTGATCACACTCGGAGAGATTCCGATGCTCGATCATTCGATTCGTTTATTAATTGATGGAATTCTAGCACTCCTGATTACGGTCATCGGGCTTGTGATATATGGAATCAACCTATTTGATGCTTATCAGAATGGAAAAAAGAGAGATTTAGGGATTCCTTTAAATTCCTTGCGTGAACAGTATCAAAATTTGATTGATAATGGGTTCCCGTATTTGATTATATCACCGGGAGTATTGCTGCTCGTTTTCGTCGTCATCTTTCCCATTATCTTTTCATTCCTGCTCGCCTTTACGAGCTATGATCTCTACCATTCTCCGCCGGCAAATTTGGTTGATTGGGTTGGGCTGCAAAACTTTATTGATATTTTCAAGATTGATATTTGGAGAAAGACCTTCTTCAATGTGTTTGGCTGGACGCTTATTTGGACATTTGCGGCAACCACCCTCCAAGTGGCATTGGGAATATTCCTGGCAGTACTGGTGAACCAAAAGGATCTTAAAGGGAAAGCCATTATACGAACAGTATTCATTTTGCCATGGGCAGTTCCGGCGTTTGTATCGATCTTGGTATTCTCAGGAATGTTCAATGAATCATTCGGTGTCATTAACACGACCATCCTGGCTAGCCTCGGCATTGATCCAATCAGCTGGATGACAGAATCCAACTGGACGAGACTGGCACTGATTCTGATTCAAGGGTGGCTTGGTTTCCCATTCATCTTTGCGATGACAACGGGTGTCCTGCAATCCATTTCGGAAGACCTGTATGAAGCAGCTACAATTGACGGGGCAAATGTATGGCAAAAATTCAGGAAGATTACCCTTCCGCTCGTGCTTTATGCGACAGCGCCGATTATCATCACGCAATACACATTTAATTTCAATAACTTTAATATTATCTTCTTATTTAATAATGGCGGACCGGCGATTGCTGGACAGAACGCATGGGGAACAGACATTTTGATTTCCTGGATCTACCGTTTAACCATGACTGCTGGACAATATGGAAAAGCAGCGGCTATTACAATGATTCTTTCCTTGATTGTCATGTCTGTCGCCTTGTGGCAGTTTAAGAGAACAAAATCATTCCAAGAGGAGGATATGATGTGA
- a CDS encoding extracellular solute-binding protein — protein MKKAFSIVMVLMLAVGILAACGPDREESAGGKEGSGSDGNKPEKLVVWEDTDKSVALEPAAKAFEEEHGIKVEFKEYGISEDMRNQIRLDGPADKGPDVLTLPHDQIGMLAEEGTIQEISVEQSVLDTFTESSIQAQTYDGKLYGLPKATETPVFIYNKELMPEAPATMDEVYDFAKDFTDGKKFGFIALWDNFYHAYAVIGGMGGYVFGEKDGALQREDLGLNNEGAVAGAEYIQKWYKEGLFPKGVIGESGGSAQDGLFNEGKLASVQNGPWAFQGYMDAGIDIGATPMPTLPNGEHMTTFMGVKGWHVSAYTKNKEWATKLVEFLTNYDNAKIRFEKTKEIPPVKKLIEDPIIADDEFSKAVAVQSQYAIPMPNIPEMAEVWGPMATALQTLATNKAKPQEAMDEAAKTIQTNIETNHSK, from the coding sequence ATGAAGAAAGCATTCTCCATTGTAATGGTGTTAATGCTTGCAGTTGGTATTCTTGCAGCCTGCGGACCAGATAGAGAAGAAAGTGCAGGAGGCAAAGAGGGAAGCGGTTCAGACGGTAATAAACCTGAGAAATTAGTTGTTTGGGAAGATACAGATAAAAGTGTGGCTTTAGAACCAGCTGCAAAAGCGTTCGAAGAGGAACACGGCATTAAAGTAGAGTTCAAGGAATATGGAATCTCAGAGGATATGAGAAACCAAATTCGCCTTGATGGACCAGCTGACAAAGGTCCGGATGTTCTGACTTTGCCTCATGACCAAATCGGTATGCTGGCTGAAGAAGGGACGATTCAGGAAATTTCTGTTGAACAAAGTGTCCTTGATACATTCACGGAATCTTCCATTCAAGCACAAACATATGACGGTAAATTATATGGCCTACCAAAGGCAACTGAAACACCCGTATTCATTTACAATAAAGAATTAATGCCTGAAGCACCGGCTACAATGGATGAAGTATATGATTTTGCCAAAGATTTCACAGATGGCAAGAAGTTTGGCTTCATCGCCTTATGGGATAACTTCTATCATGCGTACGCAGTCATTGGCGGCATGGGTGGATATGTATTTGGAGAGAAAGATGGTGCCTTGCAAAGGGAAGACCTTGGTTTGAACAACGAAGGAGCCGTGGCAGGTGCTGAGTACATCCAAAAATGGTATAAAGAAGGCTTGTTCCCTAAAGGGGTTATCGGAGAATCAGGCGGATCTGCTCAGGACGGCTTGTTCAATGAAGGTAAATTAGCTTCCGTTCAAAACGGTCCATGGGCTTTCCAAGGCTATATGGATGCTGGAATAGATATAGGTGCAACACCAATGCCGACACTTCCAAATGGCGAGCATATGACGACATTCATGGGTGTTAAGGGATGGCATGTATCTGCTTATACGAAAAACAAGGAATGGGCAACGAAATTGGTTGAGTTCCTGACAAACTATGATAATGCCAAGATTCGTTTTGAAAAGACAAAAGAAATCCCGCCTGTTAAGAAACTGATTGAAGATCCAATCATCGCAGATGACGAGTTCTCTAAAGCAGTAGCTGTTCAATCTCAATATGCGATTCCAATGCCGAACATTCCAGAAATGGCAGAGGTATGGGGTCCAATGGCAACTGCCCTTCAAACATTGGCAACCAATAAAGCTAAGCCGCAGGAAGCAATGGACGAGGCAGCTAAAACAATTCAAACAAATATCGAAACAAATCACAGTAAATAA
- a CDS encoding glycoside hydrolase family 13 protein, producing the protein MDKSSVIHFARDQFLYSSSLDSITIMIMAKKGDIAKMELVHGDPYDFKGSNWIYKTTDMRYTGSDELYDYYRKTIELPHRRTRYAFRLTDHEGKTAYFSEKGFYDKLPEVGLLFALPYLHHTEVFSAPDWVKDTVWYQIFPERFANGNKELDPEGTLEWGSEDPTPDNFFGGDLEGVINHLDYLKELGITGIYFTPIFHAFSNHKYDTIDYMEIDPQFGTKETLKKLVDEAHARGIKVMLDAVFNHSGYHFKPFQDLLQHGEASKYKDWFHPHSLPLDEQKVNYDAFGYVASMPKLNTKNPEVKEYLLQVAKHWILECGIDGWRLDVANEVDFDFWRSFRKTVKEEKEDAYILGEIWHDSMPWLRGDQFDAVMNYPFLTAILEMFSSETLEPTEFAEKMTKVYHMYPHTVNKAAFNLIGSHDTPRILTECQGDIKKVKQIYTILLTFTGTPCIYYGDEIGMDGGQDPGCRKCMPWDENEQDRDMFEHVQTLIALRKEHPVLANEGDLLFVHIDSEVVMYKRESANADAYVLINLGDNEKELSIEECVGASLLYANPETSFTDTLSISKRGFAILKKEK; encoded by the coding sequence ATGGATAAATCATCGGTTATACATTTCGCACGAGACCAGTTTCTTTATAGTTCATCCCTGGATTCCATCACCATCATGATTATGGCGAAAAAAGGGGACATCGCTAAAATGGAGCTCGTCCATGGAGACCCTTATGATTTCAAAGGATCCAACTGGATCTATAAGACTACAGACATGCGCTATACCGGAAGTGATGAACTCTATGATTACTATCGTAAGACAATTGAACTGCCCCATCGCCGGACCCGCTATGCTTTTCGCCTTACAGATCATGAAGGAAAAACAGCCTATTTCTCTGAGAAGGGATTCTACGATAAGCTGCCTGAAGTAGGTCTGCTATTCGCCCTTCCTTACCTGCATCATACAGAAGTATTCAGCGCACCGGATTGGGTAAAGGACACAGTCTGGTATCAAATATTTCCTGAACGTTTTGCCAACGGGAATAAGGAGCTTGACCCTGAAGGAACACTTGAGTGGGGCAGCGAGGACCCGACTCCGGATAACTTCTTCGGCGGTGATCTTGAAGGGGTTATCAATCATTTAGATTATTTAAAGGAGCTAGGCATCACAGGCATTTACTTCACCCCCATCTTCCATGCTTTCTCTAACCATAAATATGACACGATAGATTATATGGAAATCGACCCGCAATTTGGTACGAAGGAAACCTTAAAGAAGCTTGTCGATGAAGCCCATGCTCGCGGCATTAAGGTCATGCTGGATGCCGTCTTCAATCATAGCGGTTATCATTTCAAGCCATTTCAGGATTTACTTCAACATGGGGAGGCATCTAAATATAAGGATTGGTTCCACCCGCATTCCCTTCCTCTCGATGAACAGAAGGTCAATTATGATGCATTTGGGTATGTGGCATCTATGCCGAAATTAAATACAAAAAATCCAGAGGTCAAAGAATATTTACTCCAAGTCGCGAAACACTGGATTCTGGAATGCGGAATTGACGGCTGGCGGCTCGATGTCGCCAATGAGGTTGATTTCGATTTCTGGCGCTCATTCAGAAAGACCGTCAAAGAAGAGAAGGAGGATGCCTATATCCTCGGGGAGATTTGGCATGATTCCATGCCATGGCTGCGCGGCGACCAATTCGATGCCGTGATGAACTATCCATTCTTAACAGCAATCCTTGAAATGTTCTCCTCTGAGACATTGGAGCCGACCGAATTCGCTGAGAAGATGACAAAGGTCTATCATATGTATCCTCATACAGTAAACAAGGCCGCTTTTAATCTGATTGGCAGCCATGACACACCGCGGATTCTGACTGAATGCCAGGGAGATATCAAGAAAGTTAAACAAATCTATACGATCCTGTTAACTTTCACTGGCACGCCTTGCATTTATTATGGAGACGAGATTGGTATGGATGGCGGGCAGGACCCCGGCTGCAGAAAATGCATGCCATGGGATGAGAATGAACAAGACCGGGATATGTTTGAACATGTACAAACATTGATTGCTCTGCGCAAAGAACATCCCGTTCTTGCCAATGAAGGAGATTTGCTGTTTGTCCATATTGACTCAGAGGTCGTCATGTATAAACGAGAATCTGCGAATGCAGATGCTTATGTCCTTATTAATCTAGGAGATAACGAAAAAGAGCTTTCCATAGAGGAATGTGTTGGTGCCTCTCTTCTATATGCTAATCCAGAGACATCCTTTACAGATACGTTGTCCATATCCAAACGAGGATTTGCCATCTTGAAAAAGGAGAAATGA
- a CDS encoding DUF1648 domain-containing protein: MVHKGDNLDRTSLAAYLAVLVVHFIFLFVEWGNLPNEIAIHYTDGQADRFGSKYILFILPVISLAAWLILGFLKRRPESYTYFNLTDKNKDFQYMKGRRMMTHMQYLASISIIFMNLAFLKEAAGEDHIIQLIIAVILIGLCFLLPIFFLIWSARLKES, translated from the coding sequence TTGGTTCATAAAGGGGATAATCTTGATCGAACTTCATTGGCTGCTTATCTGGCGGTACTGGTCGTGCATTTCATTTTTTTGTTTGTTGAATGGGGAAATCTGCCGAATGAGATTGCCATTCATTATACGGATGGCCAGGCAGATAGATTTGGGAGTAAGTATATATTATTTATTTTGCCTGTCATCAGTTTGGCTGCTTGGCTTATCTTAGGGTTTCTTAAACGGAGACCCGAGAGCTATACGTATTTTAATCTGACAGATAAAAACAAAGACTTCCAGTATATGAAGGGGAGAAGAATGATGACGCATATGCAATATTTAGCGTCTATATCAATCATCTTCATGAATCTAGCCTTCCTGAAGGAGGCTGCCGGGGAGGACCATATTATCCAGCTTATCATTGCTGTCATCCTAATAGGGCTTTGCTTTCTTCTGCCGATTTTCTTTTTGATTTGGTCAGCTAGATTAAAGGAATCTTAA